A window of the Lolium perenne isolate Kyuss_39 chromosome 7, Kyuss_2.0, whole genome shotgun sequence genome harbors these coding sequences:
- the LOC127315921 gene encoding protein NEGATIVE REGULATOR OF RESISTANCE-like: MDAPTAKRKRPATEEVSDAEVEEFSAILRRMRDATCRFVSRSSAGARAPSSWRPSFWEDLAPAAQPAPTQPQRPSVDARLTEDAKPPPRPSGVFLDLNAEPEPEAPAMP, encoded by the coding sequence ATGGACGCGCCCACCGCCAAGCGCAAGCGGCCCGCCACCGAGGAGGTGTCCGACGCCGAGGTGGAGGAGTTCTCCGCCATCTTGCGCCGCATGCGCGACGCCACCTGCCGCTTCGTCTCGCGCAGCAGCGCAGGGGCACGTGCTCCATCGTCGTGGCGCCCAAGCTTCTGGGAGGACCTGGCGCCAGCAGCACAGCCAGCACCGACACAGCCACAGCGGCCATCCGTGGACGCGCGTCTCACCGAGGACGCCAAGCCACCGCCACGGCCCTCAGGCGTCTTCCTCGACCTGAACGCCGAGCCGGAGCCTGAGGCACCGGCCATGCCGTGA